A genomic stretch from Serratia entomophila includes:
- a CDS encoding YifB family Mg chelatase-like AAA ATPase: protein MSLAVIYTRATIGVQAPSVTVEVHISNGLPGLTLVGLPETTVKEARDRVRSALINSGFTFPARRITVNLAPADLPKEGGRYDLPIALAILAASEQLPVETLARYEFLGELALSGALRAVRGAIPAALAAAEAGRRLILSADNGHEVGLIAQGETRVAQHLQEVCAFLHGQRELAAASALPAAHTPPELADLQDIIAQEQAKRALEIAAAGGHNLLLIGPPGTGKTMLASRLTGLLPPLTEQEALESVAVASLLRHDAEPLPWRQRPFRAPHHSASMAALVGGGSLPRPGEISMAHNGVLFLDELPEFERRVLDALREPLESGEIVISRANAKVCFPARVQLIAAMNPSPTGHHQGVHNRASPQQVLRYLGRLSGPFLDRFDLSIDVPLLPPGILSKHRAPGENSAQVRARVLLARDAQIKRAGKINALLSNREVERDCSLRAADAEFLETTLHALGLSVRAWQRILKVARTLADLAGDKNIDKRHLSEALGYRYMDRLLLQLHHSLE from the coding sequence ATGTCATTGGCGGTTATCTATACCCGGGCCACGATCGGCGTGCAGGCCCCTTCGGTGACGGTGGAAGTGCATATCAGCAATGGTCTGCCCGGCCTGACGCTGGTCGGCCTGCCGGAAACAACGGTAAAAGAAGCGCGCGACAGGGTTCGCAGTGCATTGATTAATAGCGGTTTTACTTTTCCCGCCCGGCGCATCACCGTGAATCTGGCGCCGGCCGATCTGCCGAAAGAAGGCGGCCGCTACGATCTGCCGATCGCACTGGCGATCCTCGCCGCCTCCGAACAGCTGCCCGTCGAAACGCTGGCGCGTTATGAATTCCTCGGCGAGCTGGCATTATCCGGCGCGCTGCGGGCGGTGAGGGGCGCGATCCCGGCGGCGCTGGCGGCGGCAGAGGCCGGGCGGCGCTTAATCCTGTCGGCGGACAATGGCCATGAGGTCGGCCTGATCGCACAGGGCGAAACCCGGGTGGCGCAGCACCTGCAAGAAGTCTGCGCCTTCCTGCATGGCCAGCGGGAACTGGCGGCCGCCAGCGCGCTCCCCGCCGCCCATACGCCACCGGAACTGGCCGACCTGCAGGACATCATCGCTCAGGAACAGGCCAAGCGAGCGCTGGAGATTGCCGCCGCCGGCGGCCACAACCTGCTGTTGATTGGCCCGCCGGGAACGGGCAAAACCATGTTGGCCAGCCGACTGACCGGCCTGCTGCCGCCGTTGACCGAACAGGAAGCGCTGGAGAGCGTGGCGGTAGCCAGCCTGCTGCGCCATGACGCAGAACCCTTGCCCTGGCGCCAACGGCCGTTTCGCGCGCCACACCATAGCGCCTCCATGGCGGCGCTGGTCGGCGGGGGATCGCTGCCGCGGCCAGGTGAAATATCCATGGCGCACAACGGCGTGCTGTTTCTGGACGAGCTGCCCGAATTCGAACGCCGGGTGCTGGACGCGCTGCGCGAACCGCTGGAGTCCGGCGAGATCGTGATATCACGCGCCAACGCCAAGGTCTGTTTTCCGGCCAGGGTCCAGCTGATTGCGGCGATGAACCCCAGCCCAACCGGGCACCACCAAGGGGTGCATAACCGCGCCTCCCCTCAGCAAGTGTTGCGCTATCTGGGCCGTCTCTCCGGACCCTTTCTCGATCGTTTCGATCTGTCGATCGACGTGCCGCTGTTACCTCCGGGTATTCTCAGCAAGCACCGGGCGCCTGGAGAAAATAGCGCTCAGGTGCGCGCCCGGGTTCTGCTGGCGCGCGACGCGCAGATCAAGCGGGCAGGCAAGATTAATGCCTTGCTGAGCAACCGGGAGGTCGAACGGGACTGTTCACTGCGGGCGGCAGACGCCGAATTTTTGGAAACCACCCTGCACGCGCTGGGATTATCGGTTCGCGCCTGGCAGCGGATTTTGAAAGTGGCGCGCACGTTGGCGGATTTAGCGGGGGACAAGAACATCGATAAGCGGCATTTGAGCGAAGCCTTAGGCTATCGTTATATGGACCGCCTGTTGTTGCAGCTGCATCACAGCCTGGAATAA
- the hdfR gene encoding HTH-type transcriptional regulator HdfR: MDTELLKTFLEVSRTRHFGRAAESLYLTQSAVSFRIRQLENQLGANLFTRHRNNIRLTPAGERLLPYAESLMNTWQLAKKEVVRSLQHTELSIGATASLWEAYLTPWLQSLYQQREALQLEARVALRHSLVKQLHERQLDLLITTEPPKMDELASQLLGNFSLRLFSSSLREKQVPMPYIKLEWGADFHQQESRMLEGDNVPVLTTTSAHLTRQLLETTGGCAFLPSQWEKEYPQLIAAAEIPTIVRPLYAVWLQNSDQQPLIRQLLKIPLNTAA, translated from the coding sequence GTGGATACCGAATTACTGAAAACCTTTTTGGAGGTCAGTAGAACGCGCCACTTTGGCCGAGCCGCAGAATCCTTGTACTTAACGCAATCAGCGGTCAGTTTCCGCATCCGCCAGTTGGAAAACCAATTGGGCGCAAATTTATTCACCCGCCACCGCAACAATATCCGCCTGACGCCGGCCGGAGAGCGGCTTCTGCCCTATGCAGAGAGCCTGATGAACACCTGGCAACTGGCGAAAAAAGAGGTGGTGCGATCGCTGCAGCATACCGAGCTGTCGATAGGCGCCACCGCTTCGCTGTGGGAGGCTTATCTCACCCCCTGGCTGCAATCCCTCTACCAACAACGAGAGGCGTTGCAGCTGGAGGCCAGGGTGGCGCTAAGGCACTCTTTGGTAAAACAGCTGCATGAAAGACAGCTCGATTTGCTCATCACCACCGAGCCCCCCAAGATGGATGAGCTGGCGAGCCAGCTGTTGGGAAACTTCTCGCTGCGCCTGTTCTCTTCCAGCCTCCGCGAAAAGCAGGTACCTATGCCCTATATCAAGCTGGAATGGGGCGCCGATTTTCATCAGCAGGAAAGCCGCATGTTGGAGGGTGACAATGTGCCAGTGCTTACCACCACCTCCGCGCACCTGACGCGCCAACTGCTGGAAACCACCGGCGGCTGTGCCTTCCTGCCAAGCCAATGGGAAAAAGAGTACCCGCAGCTGATTGCGGCCGCCGAGATCCCAACGATTGTCCGTCCGCTGTACGCCGTCTGGCTGCAAAACAGCGACCAACAGCCGTTGATCCGGCAATTGCTGAAAATACCTTTAAATACCGCAGCCTGA
- a CDS encoding DUF413 domain-containing protein has translation MADSFTTTNRFFDNKHYPRGFSRHGDFTIKEAQLLERFGYAFNELDSGKRQPATEEEQQFVAVCHGEREPVTEQEKVWAKYLARTRRPKKFHTLSGGKPQADAVEDYTESDD, from the coding sequence ATGGCGGATAGCTTCACCACGACCAATCGTTTTTTTGATAATAAACATTATCCTCGCGGGTTCTCCCGCCACGGCGATTTCACCATTAAAGAGGCGCAATTGCTAGAGCGCTTCGGGTATGCGTTCAACGAGTTGGACTCGGGCAAACGCCAGCCGGCCACTGAAGAAGAACAGCAGTTCGTCGCAGTGTGTCATGGTGAGCGCGAGCCTGTGACCGAGCAGGAAAAAGTATGGGCTAAATATCTGGCGCGCACACGCCGCCCGAAAAAATTCCATACCCTGTCCGGCGGCAAGCCGCAGGCTGACGCGGTGGAAGATTACACCGAGAGCGATGATTGA